In Lathyrus oleraceus cultivar Zhongwan6 chromosome 2, CAAS_Psat_ZW6_1.0, whole genome shotgun sequence, the DNA window CAAAGTTGgttgccatcatcaaaaagggggagattgtagaagcatgcttcaatccaaagaattttgatgaagacaacatgtatcaatgcaaaaagataagagcttcaagagaattcaaagcatcaagttaatcaagccacatatgcataGCAACATTTGGTTCAAGCTTCATTATCAAGCCGACACGTTTGCAAATTTGTTGAatcacttctaaggtatatctaattcactcttaaattagtatacaagtgttcaacaatcatgttTTGCATTTCCCTATTTAACCTAACcattttttaacatgttgaaatgaaaaacacattttacttaaaatatttttctgtgtttcaacagtgttaaccggttaaccagattcgttaaccggttaacggcccTGTATTTGAAATTCTGAAGTTAACGTTagatgcgttaaccggttaacccatttggttaaccggttaacactgttcgtttcagcatttcttggccttttttcatgaaaaatgttttcacatacttataccttttcactaatttttatgaagaaaattatacctctttgaaaaggtgttttgatcaatataaattctggattttttaaatgaaaaaatacctccaagaactttcataaaaactcaagataatcactctttcatatttgTTAATTTctcataaaagtgttcataaccaatttttgagaagaaactttttaacattcttgtttcatctcattccatttcttgttgaacacttatatattatcctttgagtgaattatttatccaaggagaagatcaatcaagagaagattgatagtactacactttattcaaatcatcaaagaagatttatttttgtttgacttgtgatccaggattgttggaacaagggttggtgttgcaagaggattgttcttgcaCACTTGATTATTGTATAGTTGTTAGAACGTAGGCTTCACCGGTTTATGGTGTGATAGGCTGTACAATCTAAAActataataaaatctcttacGAGGTGTAAGGGGACTGGATGTACCTTCGGTTTATGAAGGGAATCAGGATAATTCTTGGTGTCGTTTTATTTTCCGCTTTATTGCTTTCATAACCTAGACACTTAGACGACACAAATTCATCCACCGATAAAATAATCGAAAAATTTAATAAAGCCTAATTCACCCTCTCTTAGGCTAATCCTGAAACTACAGGCTCTGAGCCTATCTTATCTGGGTATTATGATGttgattgggctgggagtgctgatgacagaaaaagcacatcaggaggatgtgtcttcttgggaaataatctcatatcttggttcagcaagaaacagaactgtgtatcattATCCACTACAAAAGCTGAGTGCATAGCAGttggaagcagttgttcccaactggtatggatgaaacagatgctgactgagtacaatgtcactcagaatgtcatgacattgttctgtgacaatctcagtgccatcaacatttcaaagaatcctatccaacacagcaggaccaaacatattgacattagacatcacttcataagagatctggtagaagacaaagtgattaccttggaacatgtggcaactgaactacaacttgctgacatatttacaaaggctttggatgctactcagtttgaaaatttaaggggcaagttgggaatatgtctttctgaggaattatagcaactaaggatgttaggaatttactgtttaatatttcaaattattaaacaattgaaagtgtgctctgattggtcaacagataaTAGTTATTTCACTTGCAACAAGCGTTACTTCTTCCACTCTTTCAACTTCCATTCACGCAAGCATCCTCTCAGAGAAATTTTTAATTTCGTCTCTAAGATACTCATCATGTCTCAACAATCCAACTCTTCTCCTTCCAAGAATATGCCTTGTTCTCCTAGCGCTGAACCAAGCAACCCTAACAGAGAAGATCCTGTTGCTGACTCTGTGAATACCCcacatgcaagaagacctaaagaaactgTATCAGGCTTCTCCTCATCCATCGTTCTTGAGGAACGAACCAAAGAAGGTTCCAGGTATGTTCACAATTCCATTGCCACTATAGTGACTGGAATACTGTCTGGAAATCATGAGGTCCCTGGGGTTTCCATTCCCTTAAACACTATTGAACCTGATAGTGTTGCTGATCAAGAAAATACTGAGTCTTTAGGAAAGAATATCTATGATGATGTTGAGCAAACTGATGCCCATAAGGAGTCAAATGTTGACAAACCCTTAGATAATGTGGCTGGTGAGGAAGTTCATGTCACTcatgatgtcagtgacaaccctaactGTGAGGCTGAAACAGTAGACCTGGAGGAATTTTCTGATAATGAGTTGTTCTCCTCTGTCctccctagcatagccaaaagggttaggactaggagagaaaagAAAACTGTGGCTCAAAGGTCCCCCAGAAAGAAGATTGATGTTCCAACCTCTTCCAAGACAACGGTGGCAGTCGAGAGTTCCCTCAAGAGGAAAGTTCATGGTCTAaccaaatcttggagcaaagtggtgcccaagaaaaagaagagcaagtttgttgttgttgagtcTGACTTGGATGTTCCTTGTAATGTCTCTGACATtctgtcaaagaagaagccaaccactagcaagcttgcagctagtgtccctgaggtaccaattgacaacatatcttttcatttttcttcaagtGTAAACAGGTGGAAATATGTTTATCAGAAGAGGCTGGCTTTGGAAAGGGAATTAGCTCAGAATGTCCTAGACTGTAAGGATATTATGGATCTTATTCAAGAGGCTGGTTTAATGAAGACTGTGACTCAGTTTTCAAAGTGCTATGAGATGTTGGTAAAGGAATTTATTATTAATTTGTCTGAAGAATATGTTGATGACAAGTCTAAGGAATTCAGGAAAGTGTATGTGAGAGGCAAGTGTGTAAATTTCTCTCCTTCAGTGATCAACAAGTATTTGGGAAGGCCTGATGAagctcaacctgagcttgaggtgactgacaacaaaatctgtcaagtcatcactgctaatCAGGTAAGGAAGTGGCCTCTCAAAGGAAAATTGGTGGCAAGTAAACTGAGTGTCAAGTATGCAATGCTGCACAAGATTGGAGCTGCTAACTGGGTGCCCACCAATCATAAATCTACAGTTGATGTAATGCTTGGA includes these proteins:
- the LOC127121916 gene encoding uncharacterized protein LOC127121916 produces the protein MEYYYSICRFPRVVIVSGQRTSRTLCYAKNLSVDDRMLHYVICHVFLPKDSNLSQINDLEMQVMFAVKNKIKVNWLPTMLYHLKQQLTLKTRLPYGRLISRILESTDMEIGREPFFAMTTTANEINGVTIMKNTGIVQCNDGSYKYDDGSSLSQPEKYNNSYFTCNKRYFFHSFNFHSRKHPLREIFNFVSKILIMSQQSNSSPSKNMPCSPSAEPSNPNREDPVADSVNTPHARRPKETVSGFSSSIVLEERTKEGSRYVHNSIATIVTGILSGNHEVPGVSIPLNTIEPDSVADQENTESLGKNIYDDVEQTDAHKESNVDKPLDNVAGEEVHVTHDVSDNPNCEAETVDLEEFSDNELFSSVLPSIAKRVRTRREKKTVAQRWKYVYQKRLALERELAQNVLDCKDIMDLIQEAGLMKTVTQFSKCYEMLVKEFIINLSEEYVDDKSKEFRKVYVRGKCVNFSPSVINKYLGRPDEAQPELEVRKWPLKGKLVASKLSVKYAMLHKIGAANWVPTNHKSTVDVMLGKFIYDVGTKAKFDYGSYIFDQTLKHAGSFSVKGPIAFPSLICGIVLNQFPNILTENDSVKKRDNPMSFNHKLFLGIHIPDIVMTSGETSRVSNQPGKVTVIAMLKETCRELEARKLNLEKLISSLDMTEGDVLADGGEFGEAAAVAEEAERQGEEGEADASPDDGTNDDADSESDD